The following nucleotide sequence is from Mugil cephalus isolate CIBA_MC_2020 chromosome 18, CIBA_Mcephalus_1.1, whole genome shotgun sequence.
GCTTCTCTGGAGACCATCTTTAGGACGAGCTTCGGCACGGTCACCCCGAGCTTGGTCATCCATCGGACTTCCTGCAGGACCTCCAGCACCACGTGGTCCAGGTTCACGAAGACCtcctgagaaataaaaaaaagtgtcagaacAGCCTCAGCAACAAAGAGACACATCCAAGGtccagacacaaagagacatgtCCAAGCttcagacacaaagagacgTGTTCAAAGTCCAGACATAAAGAGATATGTCCAACATCCAGACATAAAGAGACATGTCCAAGCttcagacacaaagagacacgtCCAAGGtccagacacaaagagacatgtCCAAGGTCCAGACATAAAGAGACATGTCCAAACtccagacacaaagagacatgtGCAAGCTCTACAGAGACACATTCAAACTatagacacagagacacacgtCCAAGCTCCAGACACGAAGAGACGTGTTCAAAGTCcagcaaaacaaagagacaTGTCTCTAGACACAAAGAAGACTAGCAGCCTGTGGTTAGTTGTCTGTCCTTCATAACTAGTCCTTCCTGTGCTGATGTTGTCTGATGTCTTCGTCCATTCACCCGGTACCTTGCTGTTGTGATGTCGGACCAGGAGGCTGGTCTTCAGGCAGTGCGGTGCGCTCTCTGCAGCCTGAATCCACCCCTGCAGGTGCAGCACCTCGTACTGCAGCAACACCACAGCTATCTTGTTGTAGCTCCGGATCACTTTGGTCATGTCTGGCCCCTGTGGGgtggagacagacaggcagggtTCACACCAATTATCAGAAATCATACGACTAATGTGGTAAAGACGGAGTCTGAACCTTGAGAATGTCGAGTTTCTTCTTCAGGGTCAACATGGGAGCTTCAATCTTTCTGAAAAGCTGACGACACCACAGGACTCGACCTGCaacctgagacagagacagggacggACAGACCGGTAGGTGGACAGACGAAGTTGCTGGTGGGGGggttaccatgacctggatgagaaCCTTCACCTCTCAATGAAAAGGTAGTAATCCAGTGGTGTATGTACAcaatttttgttgttgttgtttgtttgcttgtttgttagtcctgttgcatttgtgtgttcttgttgtaAATGtagttcagttaaaaaaaataaataaataaaaaataaataatagaagaaGGAGGTTCTGTGTATAcctgacatttatatatatataaatccgGTCTCCTCATGCCTTGTACTACATACATGTAATGAACTAAACACTGGAAACAGGACAGCAGCGTCTGGAGCTAATAAAAAGTGACGCATtggataaagaaaaatgagaattctaagcttttttattttggagataATTGGAGAGGTTTCAATTTTGAACTGCTGAAAAGACAAGATGTTGGGAGACGATAAATACTATAGAGAATTCTCtgacaaaacacatcaaataataaatcaaacattatgaatgaataagtaaaagATTTTAGTAAGTGTTaagcacagactgtatataaataggacaatgcgtccccacttccttgcattggccaaacagTTTGGACACAGAGTCTGATCCGTACGGGCCTAGAGTGGAGCCTAGAgactcatttgtgtttttgtttaattaatacgatgctctgttctacctccacttagaaggaaatgttggattataccctgttctgtacttttatttacttatttaatacGACTCTGACCTATCATGAGGTCACATGCTGTTTCTATAACActgaacaactaaaacaaaaatctgcatAATGGACACTTTAGTATGCattagcattatattaactatctaaAACTATTCTTGAACATGTAtttgaagtgtattttttgTGCATTTACTTTTTCATATTATGTCATAGTCTtatagttattttattctatgtcacagttttatattctctcattcttatttttaattatttatttacttgttttattattattttttattaattttgagtgtttctatattttattctatatttttatccTGCATTTCACTTCattctattttaaatgttcttatATCTTactatgtgtttcttttttatcaattttatatttttatttatttattcttgttaatttatttatattttaatattgatcttttatcattttaacttATCCTTGTCTCCgtgtttgtttcacttttttatatacatttttgtcagagaaaatgtaaagtaatgtaaatgtattcaCTTGTTTTGAAAggtcttaaaaaaataaaatttgcgTATTTGAttgatgttttagtttggttcaagccccgcccactaacatggaggaggtggagcttaagacctatactgcagccagtcaccagggggagctcaaaTTAAAGGAGCTGTtccgtcgtccatctttatttacagtctaaaTACGGAGTCAGGCAGCAGCTGTTTATACCGGCGGCAGGTTGCGTCCGATGGGGGGTCTGTCCCTCTGTTTCTGGTAGGTTTTCCTGAGCAGCTCCAGTTCTCGGCTGTAGCgctgcagcagcatcatgtAGTACTGCTTCAGGTCCAGACGAGCCGTTGGACCCAACTCAAACACGGCCAGCAGCTCCAGCATCCGCTCcgtctgaaacacaaacagcggCTCTGAAGGAGGCGTCGCTGTCGGCCGAGGTTGAACGCACATCGGAAGAATAACAGCTGTTTTTAGATCTGATTGTCCTGAActcacagagagagactgaTGGAACCAGAAGTCCAGCAGGGACTGAAGAGACTGAAACAAACCCTGAACCTGGAGCCGGAAGTCTGCATAGTCACTGTCAAACtgacacacgaacacacacaatCAGGGATAGACCTTTAGATTaaatagcaaataaaaacaacacgaTATTTCTGTAACCTATTTTATGTTACCATTTTCTTATGGTCTGTAAATCAAACTGCATTTTCATCTAAAAAGCATGGACATTACCTCCAGCTTGCGGTGGTCCAGGATGTCGTAGGTCTTGGACTTTGTCATGGAGACGATGGTCTGATAGCGAGCAAAGATCTTCTCAACACCTTCCACCTGGAACACAACTCAGATTagtttgaatttatttgacACACACAATGAGTAATTCATTCCTCGACAAACTCTCGTCCAGATTGACATACATATTCATATTCGTTACCACCTTTGAAGAgttatctgtgtgtttctgaactACATCTCTGTTCTGCAAGAAGCTGTGTAAGTTTTAAATGGATTCAGAAGATATTTGTCCACGGCAGATATTCTCATGACAAAATGACTTCACTCGGACTCTCAGTTTTTGAAAATATactaataaatgacaaatgttgAGCTGGAGAATTGAAGGTTAGTAAAATGGTTCGAACATATCTGACAGGCCATCATCGGACCTTCATGTTCTGCAGAGTGGCCAGGCTCTCCAGTGTAGACGCCATGTCAGCAACCTTCTCCAGGCGCCTGCAGAAAGCATCAAACTTCCCAAAGATGTAGTTCTCACtgaagacagagaaacagaacagtaacagagagagaggatattttattcatacttaaagatgaaagagagaagagaaacagtcatacttgagtgaggtgacttgggaagcacagaaccctacacaccacTAGTTCCTACCGGCACCACAtgcatctcctccactgtccatccttttACATAtcttctgtcctttgttctccccctttattcactgaggtgtagcactgccctccctgccacacaaggtcactacactcaatacagatcaacaggacagttcccagggaggctggtgatggtcacactcacgcactgaagtaatgaagctttcagctgcaagaatataactgcatcaacctcatataatgttgacaccctgtggtgttcaactatgtagacaaatgcagacaaatgcgggaaaaaaaaaaaaagatgaaagagaacAGATTCTGGGACTGAAAATAAAGTACAGAACAGTACAGACACAGAGTGACCACATGTACAGTTTGCTCAGATTTTTTGTaaataactataaaataaaagacaaaagtgaaCCATTCATAATGAAGAGTTTGTGTTCCCACTGAGAGACACCTGAACAGTTTAAACAGAATAAAGTGTCGCTTCTTCCCAGAAACTGTGAAGACGTTTTTCTcttgacatgaatatattatgttCTGAATTCGTCTACACTTGTTCAAAATACAGGTCATTTCGATTTTTTTCATCAACAATCTAATATGTAAGTGGATCAACAAATCCTCTTATGAAGACGCCCCCAACACACAATTTTCTCGTTGTATTTATTCTGCCATCTGTGGCCTGATGCaatgaattctgggtaaattccaccaaccaaccagctcCAACCAGAGCTCCATCTACTTAAAATAAGtaaggcaactttttgcatcattttatcctgTAGATTAAACAACAGCAGTCTTTGTTGGTACAACATTCATTCTGTAATTAAGGTCAAAGTCACAAAAGTAAGTTTTTCAGCTCAGTTTTGTGAGTAAAGTCAACTTGTAAAACTAAGCTGgcatcatctgcaaaagtaaaCTTTGACCTTACTCacagaattaatgttgtacCAATCCAatgaatctctttttttttgtttggttaatcaaattttaatttcctcttctCTAAATggcctaaataaaataaatgttgcatttcaGACTTGAGTGGTTCATGTCAACTTTAGTGTGAATCCATCTTAAGTTTACATGAACTTTAAAACAAGATGAGAAATCTAAGTAGAAACATTAGTGCTCTCAACTTAAAATGGCAGCTGATATGAATTTAGTTAAATTGGTCTTTACTGGGAAATGTGAGTTAAACTAATGAGGAATTTTGAGTTAATTTGACAAGATAAAGTGAGTTTTAACTCTTTATAACTTGGCTTTCCAGcagcaaacataaaacaaataaataacagaccTATAGACCTAAAGCATAAAAGCTTATGATGATTGAATAATAAGAAACGAGTGCGTAGTTAAAAACCAGTATTAAAGAACAGTTCACTGATAAAAATATGGAGCTCCATCTACTTAAAAGGCTTAAGTTTATCCTGTTGATCAAATAAGAGCAGTCTTTGTTGTTCTCTAATCTCTATGGTCACTTTCTAATTATCTCCATCAAAGCTAGTCTGTGGCATCCGGTACAATACATCCAATAAGTTTGAGgcaacttgttttatttttggcagGGAATAGgtcaagtatatatatatattataaaaaccAGTGTGCATACTAGAGACTTTGTTTATCTCTTCTCAGTAACTCTGTGTGTTCTGTTTGCAGCCGCTCCACCTGATAGAGTGATGTGATGCTGAGCTACTGTGAGATACTCAGTTACCTGAAGTCAAACTGTCTGTTTCCAGGGTTTTGTCTCAGTTTATCTCGGACACTCTGGAAGCTCCTCTGATATTCCACATTCAGGTTACAACACTCAGAGATTCGTTGCAGAAGCACCGGCCTGagaacacaaacactttcagcGTGCGCTTCATTAGGAGCAGCGCACTGGTGCTAGGTCACAGTTTACCTGCTGTGGTCCCAGATCCGAGTCACACCCTGCGACAGGTAGCTCCTGCAGGCGGCGATCATCTGGTTGGTGACTTTGAGCAGCAGCGACGTCATCCTCTCTGACGTGTTGTAGTACTGGGACACAGTGTGAATCATTCTGATGTTGGTCATCAGGCTGGGAATGTGCTCCAGCATACTGGTCTACAGGAAGAACAGTTAGAGATGGGACACCATTATACAGGAGTTCATTTGGCAGCCATGTGACGGATGTAAACAGCATGAATATATTCACTCAAGTGATTTATCAGTATGACAGAAGGTGGAGAAACTAAAGAACTTTTGACCAGACTAATGGCAAcacttgtgttttctctcttttattaaAAAGGACTAAATATCTGCACCTTACAGCGAAACGCTGGAACAACAACCTGCAAACTACAAAAAATGAGTGAAGACACAGACAGATCATTTTTACCGGAGAGGATTTCCCGAGCAGTCCAAAGAACTTGTCCAGAGTGTAAAGATACTTCACGTTGTCCTTGGCCTCATTAGCCACGACCGTGATGTCCCCATCCTTACACAACCAATAAATCAGTCAGTCATGATATTTACATCTAACTgcagccaaaataaaaaataaataaaataaaaacactgaccaGCTCCCTCCAGGTTCGTAGAGTCCGAGACTTGGCCACCTGCAGAACTCCCAGAGTCCTTTTcacctgaggatgtttcacttcctccatcagactgacaaacaaacacaaactcacaatGAAAGAAGCTAAATTAAGTCTAGAAAACAGGACAATGACAAAACTAACCAGCTTAAAGGAGACATGGAGGACCAGGTTAAAAACAGACGGGGAGCAGATAaaaggaaacatggaggaacaTATTAAAGGACATGAGGTTTGGAGGACCAGAGGCAattatgagatgagatgatggaAGACAATGAAATATCAATCTGATTAGAGGGCAGACTGAACTACAGTAGATTAGGTTTTGATGATCTTTGATGATGTTGATCAGGTAAACCTGAGCCCAGTTTGGTGAGCTCCTCTACCTGTTGAAGGTGACCATGCGTCTCTTCCAGTGCTCCAGCTCAGCTGACGGCCCGACATCGTCAGCCTCCTTCCTCATCTGCTCGCTCTCCGTCAGCACCTGCttgatctgattggtccaaacGCAGACCACGCCCTCCAGACACTCCACCAGCTCGCTGTTATTGGCtgacaggaaaaacacaacaacatcaaatgAATTCAACATCTCACCAACTGATGATCAGAGGTATTTACAAGTCATCATTCAGATTCTCCTGTCAATATGTTACGGCTGATCTGAATAtactgtattgtactgtattgaGCCTAAGACTAAGTCTAACCTACCTGCAGCAGTATAGTCTGCAGGGCTGCTCAGCTGACCGATGGTGTCCGGAAGctccacctgctgcagctggaacctCCTCTCCAGGTTGACTTTAACTGAGCTCAGATTACTGACAAACTGGTCCAGTGACGACAAAAAGGACTGGACGTGTGGACAGGAGGCACCGTCCTGCACTGAGCCCCACGTCTTCATCCAGAGTCAAGAGTCAGCAGGAAAAATATACAGCGGGTTAGAACTGGCTGTACTCTATTTGTTTTAGTAAATCTGAACTGAAGCTAGAAACGTCAAGTGATTTTAAATCTACTTGTGTATGATATTCATTTAACAATCAAATCCTCTTGCTTCAGGGATTCAGAGATTTTCCCGTCTCACATAGTGTTGGTGGTTTCCCGCTTTGAATATTGTGAAAATGGAAACGTCTTGTTGTGCATGTGCTGATAACATGGTTGAAAGAAATGGTTGGCGTGAGGCTGTAGCTATGGCGACAGTGAAACTCTAATGCCCAAGTGTTGCAGAAACGTGGTGCACAAGAGCTCTGATCAGTCTcattggtagtagcatgtttccaactgcttcttcatttcagctgTTTTTCAATTGATCATTAAAGATGGAACAACATGTATTCCATATTAAagtatgttttaattttttttttatttcaaactagTCAGGTGAAATAATTTTCAGGTAATTTTCAGGTGAAATAAATTTGGCGCCAGTTGCCGTGCAGCAATaataaacacacctgacataaaTTTGTGCATCTGGGACTGAAGAGTCTCTCGGCCAGTtgaggggaacctgacagagtcagcgtgtaataataatatgtgctgtccatttatccctttacttatattttatccctttaaaatatagaaaatggTAAAATTAACTGTATATCATTAACTGTATATCATATTCTATGCAGGGTGGATGTTTGTGCGTACCTGCTGTGACCTGAGAGCTGGTAACATGATGTGATTCAGCAGCGTTTCCAGGCTGCTGATGATGTTGTCCTCACTGCAGTCCAACATGCCAAAGTTGACCTCctgtaaagacaaacagactGTAGCTCCATCCACTCAGACCACAGGGACGACCGAACCAGATACCGACCTGCTGAATGTTGGCGGAGGTTATGGCCTTGTCAGTGGTTCTCAGGAAGAACAGACATTTCCCCAGTAAAGGCTAAACGACACAGAAAGACAAGCACGGACAAATAGAAATCTATCACAACACTCTAAATAACAACTAACAAATTATTGTTCATACAAAACCAGCATCTTTATTGgctgatcattattattattattatctatattAAGTTTCAGCCATAGTCCcatagacaattacagaaccagataCACACGGACAACATTATTTGGCCCACaattatatatacagtgggggaaataagtatttgatcccctgctgaatttgtaagtttgcccacttccatagaaatgatcagactctggtttttatggttgtttactggttatgggtatagacagaatatcaatcgaaaatgcataaaaaacacacaatctaaaagttataaattgttatgtattttattaagggaaataagtatttgatccccaacaattcacttagaattcaggctcctacagattggctggtgcgcatgtggcacacagctgtgctcagtcaacttattaccaatactcctgatcttaactcgtcatgtatataaagcacacctgctctaagaatcagtttcttacattccaacttctacagcaccatgggcaagaccaaagagctgtcaaaagatgtcagggacaagattgtagacctgcacaaggctggtataggttacaaaaccatcagcaaaaggcttggtgagaaggtgacaactattggtgccattattcgcaagtggaagacccataaaaggaccatcaactgtcctcggtctggagctccccgcaaaatctcgcctcatggagtgaggatgatgatgagaaaggtgagggagcagcctaaaacaacacggcaggagcttgttaatgatctggaagcagttgggacctccgtcaccaagaaaacagttggcaacacactgcgccgttatggattgaactcttgcagtgcccgcaaggtccccctgctcaagaaggcacatgtacaggcccgccttaagtttgccagtgaacatctaaatgactcagagaaggcttgggagaaagtgctgtggtctgacgaa
It contains:
- the LOC124995961 gene encoding dynein axonemal heavy chain 5-like; the encoded protein is MADLHPPAELPQGEQTSCVPPENSPELQETDQGVQPAQEQSPDPGLGSQGGPGREEEEEQEEGADRTSIKPRPPQIHLHRDATGRGHRRIGGQNLRAISHMTSPAALSPMAGTSVSGKRTVLLSNEARTEIAKQVRALKEERRATLDARHKYLISRLADAVALGELELEDVLISDDKFSLIQDFFAANGSKKLIFFSQNVKQNLSSSVNSSFVDSVSSAVTQRKLFLTTGSSEPLLGKCLFFLRTTDKAITSANIQQEVNFGMLDCSEDNIISSLETLLNHIMLPALRSQQTWGSVQDGASCPHVQSFLSSLDQFVSNLSSVKVNLERRFQLQQVELPDTIGQLSSPADYTAAANNSELVECLEGVVCVWTNQIKQVLTESEQMRKEADDVGPSAELEHWKRRMVTFNSLMEEVKHPQVKRTLGVLQVAKSRTLRTWRELDGDITVVANEAKDNVKYLYTLDKFFGLLGKSSPTSMLEHIPSLMTNIRMIHTVSQYYNTSERMTSLLLKVTNQMIAACRSYLSQGVTRIWDHSRPVLLQRISECCNLNVEYQRSFQSVRDKLRQNPGNRQFDFSENYIFGKFDAFCRRLEKVADMASTLESLATLQNMKVEGVEKIFARYQTIVSMTKSKTYDILDHRKLEFDSDYADFRLQVQGLFQSLQSLLDFWFHQSLSVSSGQSDLKTAVILPMCVQPRPTATPPSEPLFVFQTERMLELLAVFELGPTARLDLKQYYMMLLQRYSRELELLRKTYQKQRDRPPIGRNLPPVAGRVLWCRQLFRKIEAPMLTLKKKLDILKGPDMTKVIRSYNKIAVVLLQYEVLHLQGWIQAAESAPHCLKTSLLVRHHNSKEVFVNLDHVVLEVLQEVRWMTKLGVTVPKLVLKMVSREAQLKALNIRLLDVLQDYGSVVGRIPPLLFPLMQPFISRVDAALCPGLTTLSWTSLNTDGFIDGVYLALKELDHVVKVASDLLDCRIGRLLRSMSSCCLLVLPEDSPVSPSDLVQQTESCVQAAAVTLNW